The Haloferax sp. Atlit-12N genome contains a region encoding:
- a CDS encoding NAD(P)-dependent oxidoreductase, whose amino-acid sequence MVTGGTGFIGSYVASDLVAAGHDVVAYDRSTDPRILDRLGVADDVTIRRGDVTDPTDVFRAVRESGTTHIVHLAALLTTTARENPRAALDVNIQGTNNVFEAARALPEQVERVAWASSAAVYAPPANYGGDFVNESDLVYPDTLYGATKEYNEHQARVYYEDFGVSHVALRPTVAYGPYRETGGSAFLANIVEKPALGEPFSVDYGDQIIDWQHVRDIAQAFRKATFAPEDDLTQRVYNVRGELATIREAAETVRRLLPDADLTVSDEGELPWTQELDMTKAQADLGYDPEYDLESGFRDYLNVLRKENGLEPV is encoded by the coding sequence ATGGTTACGGGCGGGACCGGTTTCATCGGCTCGTACGTCGCGTCGGACCTCGTCGCGGCCGGCCACGACGTGGTCGCCTACGACCGCTCGACCGACCCGCGCATCCTCGACAGACTCGGCGTCGCCGACGACGTGACGATACGCCGCGGCGACGTGACCGACCCGACCGACGTGTTCCGGGCGGTGCGAGAGTCCGGCACGACGCACATCGTCCACCTCGCGGCGCTCCTGACGACGACGGCGCGAGAGAACCCGCGGGCCGCGCTCGACGTGAACATCCAGGGGACGAACAACGTCTTCGAAGCCGCGCGCGCCCTCCCCGAACAGGTCGAGCGCGTCGCGTGGGCGTCGTCGGCGGCGGTGTACGCCCCGCCCGCGAACTACGGCGGCGACTTCGTGAACGAGTCCGACCTCGTCTACCCCGACACGCTCTACGGGGCGACCAAGGAGTACAACGAGCATCAGGCCCGAGTGTACTACGAGGACTTCGGCGTCTCGCACGTCGCGCTCCGGCCGACGGTCGCCTACGGCCCGTACCGCGAGACCGGCGGGTCCGCGTTCCTCGCGAACATCGTCGAGAAACCGGCGCTCGGCGAGCCGTTCAGCGTCGACTACGGCGACCAGATTATCGACTGGCAACACGTCCGCGACATCGCGCAGGCGTTCCGCAAGGCGACGTTCGCGCCCGAAGACGACCTCACCCAACGCGTCTACAACGTCCGCGGGGAGTTGGCGACGATTCGCGAGGCCGCGGAGACGGTCCGGCGACTCCTCCCCGACGCCGACCTCACGGTCTCCGACGAGGGCGAACTCCCGTGGACCCAGGAACTCGACATGACGAAGGCGCAAGCCGACCTCGGCTACGACCCGGAGTACGACCTCGAATCCGGGTTCCGCGACTACCTCAACGTGCTGCGGAAGGAAAACGGGTTGGAGCCGGTCTGA
- a CDS encoding cupin domain-containing protein: MYERVNLADLEPHDVENADARVKAVGYELRPRKMRPSVWSFDVGGSGPMHYQREQEELYHVLSGAFELAFAGDDGEETDALDLEPGDFVVVSPEEVRQLRCVEAGEVFVVGAPNAKDDGVVVE, from the coding sequence ATGTACGAGCGCGTCAACCTCGCCGACCTCGAACCGCACGACGTGGAGAACGCCGACGCCCGAGTCAAGGCCGTCGGCTACGAGCTTCGCCCGCGGAAGATGCGCCCGTCGGTCTGGTCGTTCGACGTGGGCGGGTCGGGACCGATGCACTACCAGCGCGAACAAGAAGAGCTGTATCACGTCCTCTCCGGCGCGTTCGAACTCGCCTTCGCCGGCGACGACGGCGAAGAGACCGACGCCCTCGACCTCGAACCGGGCGACTTCGTGGTCGTCTCGCCCGAGGAGGTTCGGCAACTGCGCTGCGTCGAGGCGGGCGAGGTGTTCGTCGTCGGCGCGCCGAACGCGAAGGACGACGGCGTCGTCGTGGAGTGA
- a CDS encoding HD domain-containing protein → MSHDYRAQVEAAFPELADIEDDGLRDRVSEAWCLGLARGGWRDIEDIPYAWNIHEVSNVEHVRGVTRIAVRAAEEQRDFHGADPDFDVVRAACLLHDVGKCYEYVDFVDDDALDDPDPEYATQEIPHSLSGYALAHEVGCPLAVQRAIPHFIGEIPTRTLEAELVKSANSASSNAITQAAMGISLQEWVERYSQTQ, encoded by the coding sequence ATGTCGCACGACTACCGCGCGCAGGTCGAGGCCGCCTTCCCCGAACTCGCCGACATCGAGGACGACGGCCTCCGCGACCGGGTCAGCGAGGCGTGGTGTCTCGGTCTCGCCCGCGGCGGTTGGCGCGACATCGAAGACATCCCCTACGCGTGGAACATCCACGAGGTGTCGAACGTCGAGCACGTCCGCGGCGTGACGCGCATCGCGGTCCGTGCCGCCGAGGAACAGCGGGACTTCCACGGCGCGGACCCGGACTTCGACGTGGTCCGCGCGGCCTGTCTCCTCCACGACGTGGGCAAGTGCTACGAGTACGTCGACTTCGTGGACGACGACGCGCTCGACGACCCCGACCCCGAGTACGCGACACAGGAGATTCCGCACTCGCTTTCGGGCTACGCCCTCGCCCACGAGGTCGGCTGCCCGCTCGCGGTCCAGCGCGCCATCCCCCATTTCATCGGCGAGATTCCGACCCGGACGCTCGAAGCCGAACTCGTCAAGAGCGCGAACTCGGCGTCCTCGAACGCCATCACGCAGGCCGCGATGGGAATCAGCCTCCAAGAGTGGGTCGAACGATACTCCCAGACTCAGTAG
- a CDS encoding EthD family reductase codes for MYKHVALLVRKAGMSHDEFVTYWQDNHTPIARDIEGVVRYQTVLPVDPEASEFDGLAELYFDDLDALHDALGSEGSRDYDPAKGTAREARADVDNFLDVERRPRIIGEEVVEKDETGGDTTGLYKHSAFLVRKDGMSHDEFLDHWANTHVPLAREIPGVVRYARVVPTDPERAEFDGVAELYFESLDALRAGLGHESSRDYDPDHPKAKAPREDVDNFLSIGDRPRFVGRETVQKDVTGDR; via the coding sequence ATGTACAAGCACGTAGCCCTGCTTGTCCGCAAGGCGGGGATGAGTCACGACGAGTTCGTCACGTACTGGCAGGACAATCACACGCCCATCGCCCGCGACATCGAAGGCGTCGTCCGCTACCAGACGGTGCTTCCGGTCGACCCCGAAGCCTCCGAGTTCGACGGTCTCGCGGAACTCTACTTCGACGACCTCGACGCCCTCCACGACGCGCTCGGCAGCGAGGGCTCGCGCGACTACGACCCGGCGAAAGGGACGGCGAGAGAAGCGAGAGCCGACGTGGACAACTTCCTCGATGTCGAGCGACGCCCCCGAATCATCGGCGAGGAGGTCGTCGAGAAAGACGAGACCGGCGGCGACACGACGGGCCTCTACAAGCACTCGGCGTTTCTCGTTCGCAAAGACGGCATGAGCCACGACGAGTTCCTCGACCACTGGGCGAACACGCACGTCCCCCTCGCCCGCGAGATTCCCGGCGTGGTCCGGTACGCCCGCGTCGTCCCGACCGACCCCGAACGCGCCGAGTTCGACGGTGTCGCCGAACTCTACTTCGAGAGCCTCGATGCGCTCCGGGCGGGCCTCGGCCACGAATCCTCGCGCGACTACGACCCCGACCACCCGAAGGCGAAAGCGCCCCGCGAAGATGTGGACAACTTCCTCTCCATCGGCGACCGCCCGCGGTTCGTCGGCCGCGAGACGGTCCAGAAAGACGTGACGGGGGACCGCTGA
- a CDS encoding Xaa-Pro peptidase family protein: MPFHERGFMSGTRGTMAVDWEQRIDVKRMREERKDRALSRMREAGLGSMLLIDDPNIRYVTGLAMTGGSGADHYSLLLEDGTVVHWDTADHASNQRYNCPWLTDVRYACPGLGNVPRASGRDSARSFLLDKMAQTVVDALDEYGLTNEAMGIDTGHAGLLDAFESKGIDARPAECAAVMEDARKTKTEDEIECLRQVAAICEAGFQAIVENAKPGARESEVWGDAVRELWRHGAMAQGGYLTSGPNTWPKHQANTTDRLIRPGDLVYADFYNVGYLGYRSCYYRTFSMGEPTDEQRDAYETARDNLYAVLDEIEPGKTTDEIAAAFPDMAGEHADWYDADEHWQLTTNHWAHGLGLQLYEVPLIWRGLSPDHPIEIEAGMTMAVETQEPAGRQGVRVEEMVVVRDDGVELLSQWPVEEMTVIKS, translated from the coding sequence ATGCCTTTCCACGAGCGGGGGTTCATGAGCGGGACCCGCGGGACGATGGCCGTCGACTGGGAACAGCGCATCGACGTGAAGCGGATGCGCGAGGAGCGGAAGGACCGCGCCCTCTCGCGGATGCGCGAGGCGGGCCTCGGGAGCATGCTCCTCATCGACGACCCGAACATCCGGTACGTGACCGGGTTGGCGATGACCGGCGGGTCGGGCGCGGACCACTACTCGCTGCTTCTGGAAGACGGCACGGTCGTCCACTGGGACACCGCCGACCACGCGAGCAACCAGCGGTACAACTGCCCGTGGCTGACCGACGTTCGCTACGCCTGTCCCGGACTGGGGAACGTCCCGCGGGCTTCCGGCCGCGACTCGGCCCGGTCGTTCCTCCTCGACAAGATGGCCCAGACCGTCGTCGACGCCCTCGACGAGTACGGCCTCACGAACGAGGCGATGGGCATCGACACCGGCCACGCGGGGTTGCTCGACGCCTTCGAATCGAAGGGCATCGACGCCCGGCCAGCGGAGTGCGCGGCGGTGATGGAGGACGCCCGAAAGACCAAGACCGAAGACGAAATCGAGTGTCTGCGGCAGGTCGCAGCCATCTGCGAGGCGGGCTTTCAGGCCATCGTGGAGAACGCGAAACCGGGCGCGCGGGAGTCGGAGGTGTGGGGCGACGCCGTCCGCGAACTCTGGCGGCACGGCGCGATGGCGCAGGGCGGCTACCTCACGTCGGGGCCGAACACCTGGCCGAAGCATCAGGCGAACACCACGGACCGGCTGATTCGCCCCGGCGACCTCGTTTACGCCGACTTCTACAACGTCGGCTACCTCGGCTACCGGTCGTGTTACTACCGGACCTTCTCGATGGGCGAACCGACCGACGAACAGCGCGACGCCTACGAGACGGCCCGCGACAACCTCTACGCCGTCCTCGACGAAATCGAGCCGGGGAAGACCACCGACGAAATCGCGGCGGCGTTCCCGGACATGGCGGGCGAACACGCCGACTGGTACGACGCGGACGAACACTGGCAGTTGACGACCAACCACTGGGCCCACGGCCTCGGCCTCCAACTGTACGAAGTACCGCTCATCTGGCGCGGCCTCTCGCCGGACCACCCCATCGAAATCGAGGCGGGGATGACGATGGCCGTCGAGACCCAAGAGCCGGCGGGGAGACAGGGCGTCCGCGTCGAGGAGATGGTCGTCGTCCGCGACGACGGCGTCGAACTTCTCAGCCAGTGGCCGGTCGAGGAGATGACGGTTATCAAGTCCTGA
- a CDS encoding hydantoinase B/oxoprolinase family protein, whose product MSDREVDPVTLEIMRNQFESVAEEMGQVLITSSYSPNIKERRDCSTALFDADGRLVAQAEHIPVHLGAMPEAVDTVLDYDPEPGDVFVLNDPFEGGTHLPDVTMVSPLSVDGEVLGYAVSRAHHADVGGMTPGSMPAGAREIYQEGLRLPPVRLVAGGETNDDVLSLLLANVRNPGERRADIRAQIAANERAEERLADLVAEHGRSRVLAAFDAVMDYSRNRVTAELRDLPDGEYRASDVLEGDGVTDDDIPIEVTATVDGDTVTFDFDGTADQVAGNVNAPLAVAKSAVYFVVRCVTDPEIPPNQGCYDPISVEVPDGSLLNPDAPAAVVGGNVETSQRVTDVVFAALADAAPERVPAQGQGTMNNLTIGSRAGGSDGFTYYETIGGGFGGRAGGDGMDGVQVGMTNTLNTPVEALEAEYPLFVEAYGLREGSGGRGEFRGGLGIVRSVTVEADATVSLLTERRRVAPRGIAGGEDGATGQNLVDGETVPSKTTRDVSAGTTVTVRTPGGGGYGDLDDRDADARRRDREDGKAE is encoded by the coding sequence ATGAGCGACCGCGAGGTCGACCCCGTGACGCTCGAAATCATGCGCAACCAGTTCGAGAGCGTCGCCGAGGAGATGGGGCAGGTGCTCATCACCTCGTCGTACTCGCCGAACATCAAGGAGCGTCGCGACTGCTCGACGGCGCTGTTCGACGCCGACGGCCGCCTCGTCGCGCAGGCCGAACACATCCCGGTCCACCTCGGCGCGATGCCCGAAGCCGTGGACACGGTCCTCGACTACGACCCGGAACCGGGCGACGTGTTCGTCCTCAACGACCCCTTCGAGGGGGGGACGCACCTCCCGGACGTGACGATGGTGTCGCCGCTTTCGGTCGACGGCGAGGTGCTCGGCTACGCCGTCTCGCGGGCGCACCACGCCGACGTGGGTGGAATGACGCCCGGAAGCATGCCCGCCGGCGCGCGCGAAATCTATCAGGAGGGGCTTCGACTCCCGCCGGTCAGACTCGTCGCCGGCGGCGAGACCAACGACGACGTGCTGTCGCTCCTCCTCGCCAACGTCCGCAACCCCGGCGAGCGCCGCGCCGACATCCGCGCGCAAATCGCGGCGAACGAGCGTGCCGAGGAGCGACTGGCCGACCTCGTGGCTGAACACGGCCGCTCCCGCGTCCTCGCGGCGTTCGACGCCGTGATGGACTACTCCCGGAACCGCGTCACCGCGGAACTGCGCGACCTGCCCGACGGCGAGTATCGTGCCAGCGACGTGCTCGAAGGCGACGGCGTGACCGACGACGATATCCCCATCGAGGTGACCGCGACGGTCGACGGCGACACCGTCACGTTCGACTTCGACGGCACCGCCGACCAGGTCGCCGGCAACGTCAACGCCCCGCTCGCGGTCGCCAAGAGCGCGGTGTACTTCGTCGTTCGCTGCGTCACCGACCCCGAAATCCCGCCGAACCAGGGCTGTTACGACCCCATCTCGGTCGAGGTTCCCGACGGCTCGCTCCTCAACCCCGACGCCCCTGCGGCGGTCGTCGGCGGCAACGTCGAGACCAGCCAGCGCGTGACCGACGTGGTCTTCGCGGCGCTCGCCGACGCGGCCCCCGAGCGCGTTCCCGCGCAGGGACAGGGGACGATGAACAACCTGACCATCGGCAGTCGCGCCGGCGGTTCGGACGGCTTCACCTACTACGAGACCATCGGCGGCGGCTTCGGCGGCCGCGCCGGCGGCGACGGCATGGACGGCGTGCAGGTCGGGATGACCAACACGCTCAACACGCCGGTCGAGGCGCTGGAAGCCGAGTACCCGCTTTTCGTCGAGGCGTACGGCCTCCGCGAGGGAAGCGGCGGCCGCGGCGAGTTCCGCGGCGGCCTCGGCATCGTCCGGTCGGTCACGGTCGAGGCCGACGCGACCGTCTCGCTTCTCACCGAGCGCCGGCGGGTCGCCCCCCGCGGCATCGCGGGCGGCGAGGACGGGGCGACGGGACAGAACCTCGTCGACGGCGAGACAGTCCCGTCGAAGACGACCCGCGACGTGTCCGCCGGCACGACCGTCACGGTTCGGACGCCGGGCGGCGGCGGCTACGGTGACCTCGACGACCGCGACGCCGACGCACGTCGACGGGACCGCGAGGACGGCAAGGCGGAGTAG
- a CDS encoding hydantoinase/oxoprolinase family protein: MDAETRIGVDVGGTFTDVALLTPEGRLVTAKVPSTGDQSVGVVRGIEKACDDAGIDPAEVDAFTHAMTVSVNALLEDDGAKTALVTTEGFRDVLEIGRQARPDLYDVTADKPDPLVPRRRRFEVTERATVEGVQTEVDESEVRALADDIRDSGAESVAVSLLHAYQHPENERVVADVLREELDAPVSASHEVLAEFREFERTSTTAVDAYVTPAIDSYLGRLESRATDLGVPVPKIMQANGGIAPASTVREHAVTTTMSGPAAGVVGAAETATGSGDDLAGLVTFDMGGTSSDVSLVRDGEVERTTDAEINGRPIKTPMVDVNTVGAGGGSIAWVDSGNALRVGPRSSGANPGPACYGRGGTDPTVTDANVVLGYIGGSSALGGELSLDVDAARDALAGLADEAGLDDALTAARGVYRVANANMTRAIRAVTVERGHDPRQFGLVAFGGAGPMHAAALAESLDIETVVVPRACGVLSAYGLLAADQKHDSVRTLRRPLSGLDAEAVDAAYADLEADTLEDVADPADAAVQRAADLRYVGQSFELTVPVGETFDTEAVEARFHEAHESAYGYRLDDPVELVNVRATAVVERDPLDVTYRGGGDARKDTREAFFDGKFRETPVYDRDGLGAGTTVEGPAILEQHESTVVVPPAWGGTVGADGTLVLTSGGDGE, encoded by the coding sequence ATGGACGCAGAAACCCGCATCGGCGTCGACGTCGGCGGCACCTTCACCGACGTGGCGCTGTTGACTCCCGAGGGCCGCCTCGTCACCGCGAAGGTTCCGAGTACGGGCGACCAGAGCGTCGGCGTCGTCCGCGGCATCGAGAAGGCCTGCGACGACGCCGGCATCGACCCGGCCGAGGTCGACGCGTTCACCCACGCGATGACCGTCTCGGTCAACGCGCTCCTCGAAGACGACGGCGCGAAGACCGCGCTCGTCACCACCGAGGGCTTCCGCGACGTGCTCGAAATCGGCCGACAGGCCCGCCCCGACCTCTACGACGTGACCGCCGACAAGCCCGACCCCCTCGTTCCGCGCCGCCGCCGGTTCGAGGTGACGGAGCGCGCGACGGTCGAGGGCGTTCAGACCGAAGTCGACGAGTCGGAGGTTCGCGCGCTCGCCGACGACATCCGTGACTCCGGCGCGGAGAGCGTCGCCGTCTCGCTCCTGCACGCCTACCAGCACCCCGAAAACGAGCGCGTCGTCGCCGACGTGCTCCGCGAGGAACTCGACGCGCCCGTCTCCGCCTCCCACGAGGTGCTCGCCGAGTTCCGCGAGTTCGAGCGCACCTCGACCACCGCGGTCGACGCCTACGTGACGCCGGCCATCGACAGCTACCTCGGCCGCCTCGAATCGCGGGCCACGGACCTCGGCGTCCCGGTCCCGAAAATCATGCAGGCTAACGGCGGCATCGCCCCGGCGTCGACCGTGCGCGAACACGCCGTGACGACCACGATGTCCGGCCCGGCCGCGGGCGTCGTTGGTGCGGCGGAGACCGCGACCGGCTCCGGTGACGACCTCGCCGGCCTCGTCACCTTCGACATGGGCGGCACCTCCAGCGACGTGAGCCTCGTCCGCGACGGCGAAGTCGAGCGGACCACCGACGCCGAAATCAACGGCCGGCCCATCAAGACGCCGATGGTGGACGTGAACACCGTCGGCGCGGGCGGCGGGTCCATTGCGTGGGTCGACTCGGGCAACGCGCTCCGGGTCGGGCCGCGCTCGTCGGGGGCGAACCCCGGTCCGGCCTGCTACGGCCGCGGCGGCACCGACCCGACCGTGACGGACGCGAACGTCGTCCTCGGCTACATCGGCGGCAGTTCCGCCCTCGGCGGCGAACTCTCTCTCGACGTGGACGCCGCCCGCGACGCGCTCGCGGGACTCGCCGACGAGGCCGGGCTGGACGACGCACTCACGGCCGCCCGCGGCGTCTACCGCGTCGCCAACGCCAACATGACGCGGGCGATTCGCGCCGTGACGGTCGAGCGCGGCCACGACCCGCGACAGTTCGGCCTCGTCGCCTTCGGCGGTGCCGGGCCGATGCACGCCGCCGCGCTCGCCGAGAGCCTCGACATCGAGACCGTGGTGGTTCCGCGGGCCTGCGGCGTCCTCTCGGCGTACGGCCTGCTCGCGGCCGACCAGAAACACGATTCGGTGCGGACGCTCCGCCGACCCCTGTCCGGCCTCGACGCCGAGGCGGTCGACGCCGCCTACGCCGACCTCGAAGCCGACACGCTCGAAGACGTAGCCGACCCCGCCGACGCGGCGGTCCAGCGCGCCGCCGACCTCCGGTACGTCGGACAGAGTTTCGAACTGACCGTCCCCGTCGGCGAGACGTTCGACACCGAGGCGGTCGAAGCGCGGTTCCACGAGGCCCACGAGAGCGCCTACGGCTACCGCCTCGACGACCCTGTCGAACTCGTCAACGTCCGGGCGACCGCCGTGGTCGAGCGCGACCCGCTCGACGTGACCTACCGCGGCGGCGGCGACGCCCGAAAGGACACCCGCGAGGCCTTCTTCGACGGCAAATTCCGCGAGACGCCCGTCTACGACCGCGACGGCCTCGGCGCGGGGACGACCGTCGAGGGGCCGGCCATCCTCGAACAGCACGAGAGTACCGTCGTCGTGCCGCCGGCGTGGGGCGGGACGGTCGGGGCCGACGGAACGCTCGTCCTCACCAGCGGGGGTGACGGCGAATGA
- a CDS encoding Nramp family divalent metal transporter: MNFIERLKSIGPGAMVAAAFIGPGTVTTASVTGARFGYALVWTIAFSIIATVVLQEMSARLGLVSREGLGEALRGQFDNPVLSGVSIVLVVSAIGIGTAAYETGNILGGAAGLEGLTGISANLWGPAMGLVAGALLWSGKYKLIEKALVGLVSIMAVSFLIDAILIGPDLGALARGFVPSVPEGSAFLITGLIGTTVVGYNLFLHAGSVQERWAGPEELNESRADTILSIVLGGFITISILVTAAAAFPVGTNIQNVSTMAEQLEPLVGTQAKVFFGIGLFAAGFTSATTAPLAGAYATAGALGWDTDLKSTKFRAVWGSILLVGIVFSAVGYSPVQAIVFAQVANGILLPIVAVFLIYVMNDRDILGSYANTALQNVVGGLVTLVVVWLGLRTLYMVATDMGVF, from the coding sequence ATGAACTTCATCGAACGCTTGAAATCTATCGGCCCGGGCGCGATGGTCGCCGCCGCGTTCATCGGACCCGGCACGGTCACGACCGCGAGCGTGACGGGTGCTCGATTCGGCTACGCGCTCGTCTGGACGATCGCCTTCTCGATTATCGCCACCGTCGTCCTCCAAGAGATGAGCGCCCGACTCGGCCTTGTCTCCCGCGAGGGGCTCGGCGAGGCGCTCCGGGGGCAGTTCGACAACCCCGTACTGTCCGGGGTGAGTATCGTGCTCGTCGTCAGTGCTATCGGCATCGGTACGGCCGCCTACGAGACCGGGAACATCCTCGGCGGCGCGGCCGGACTTGAGGGCCTGACCGGTATCAGCGCTAACCTTTGGGGGCCCGCGATGGGCCTCGTCGCCGGCGCCCTTCTGTGGTCCGGCAAGTACAAACTCATCGAGAAAGCGCTCGTCGGCCTCGTCTCCATCATGGCCGTCTCCTTCCTCATCGACGCCATTCTCATCGGTCCCGACCTCGGCGCGCTCGCCCGCGGGTTCGTCCCGAGCGTCCCGGAGGGGTCGGCGTTCCTCATCACCGGCCTCATCGGGACGACCGTCGTCGGCTACAACCTCTTTCTCCACGCCGGGAGCGTCCAAGAGCGGTGGGCCGGCCCCGAGGAATTGAACGAGTCGCGGGCCGACACGATTCTCTCTATCGTCCTCGGCGGCTTCATCACCATCTCGATTCTCGTCACCGCCGCGGCGGCGTTCCCCGTCGGGACGAACATCCAGAACGTCAGCACGATGGCCGAACAGCTCGAACCGCTCGTCGGCACGCAGGCGAAGGTGTTCTTCGGCATCGGGCTGTTCGCCGCGGGCTTCACCAGCGCGACGACCGCTCCGCTGGCCGGCGCCTACGCGACGGCGGGGGCGCTCGGCTGGGACACCGACCTCAAATCCACGAAGTTCCGCGCCGTCTGGGGTTCGATTCTGCTCGTAGGTATCGTCTTCTCCGCGGTCGGCTACAGTCCCGTGCAGGCCATCGTCTTCGCGCAGGTCGCGAACGGCATCCTCCTGCCTATCGTCGCCGTCTTCCTCATCTACGTGATGAACGACCGCGACATCCTCGGGTCGTACGCCAACACCGCGCTCCAGAACGTCGTCGGCGGGCTGGTGACGCTCGTCGTCGTCTGGCTCGGCCTCCGAACGCTCTATATGGTCGCGACCGATATGGGGGTGTTCTGA
- a CDS encoding ribbon-helix-helix protein, CopG family, with protein sequence MVTNRITVSLDEDAQSALDGLAGRTDKAQSELVREALVFYAANFEAATTDAGPNLEAYHQMLSSGEHVLLDVDFLHTFLDYVEDDDGDPDPAFLDAVDRVAAFHAHEYRDRFESLGELLDWLSFCGFLTVRASEGDTYHVVFPTESIKWFMSRFIALSTEQSPFDIEVEEGVSKVLLTEVR encoded by the coding sequence ATGGTCACGAATCGCATCACGGTGTCGCTCGACGAGGACGCCCAGTCGGCGCTTGACGGGCTCGCCGGTCGGACCGACAAGGCGCAGAGCGAACTCGTCCGCGAGGCGCTCGTCTTCTACGCGGCTAACTTCGAGGCGGCGACGACCGACGCCGGGCCGAACCTCGAAGCCTACCACCAGATGCTGTCGAGCGGCGAGCACGTCCTCCTCGACGTGGACTTCCTGCACACGTTTCTCGACTACGTGGAGGACGACGACGGCGACCCAGACCCCGCGTTCCTCGACGCCGTCGACCGGGTCGCAGCGTTCCACGCCCACGAGTACCGCGACCGGTTCGAATCGCTGGGCGAACTCCTCGACTGGCTGTCGTTCTGCGGCTTTCTCACGGTCCGCGCCTCCGAGGGCGACACCTATCACGTCGTCTTTCCCACCGAGTCGATCAAGTGGTTCATGTCGCGGTTCATCGCGCTCAGCACCGAGCAGTCCCCGTTCGATATCGAGGTCGAAGAGGGCGTCTCGAAGGTGCTTCTCACCGAGGTCCGGTGA